A region of Thiofilum sp. DNA encodes the following proteins:
- a CDS encoding NuoM family protein produces MNILIFLLLSPLIGAVLIFLLPSTNTLWFRRIALLSSLITLALSAYLYPLFNLTVATTQLGFSYELNPDLGTTFSLGIDGFSYPLILLTTLLTLIALLASQHINTYQRGYYGLILMLEAATLGVFMAQDWALFYILWELVLIPLFFLLDRWGGRERQAASLNFVLYTMGGSVFFLLSLLILFDKAPNHFFTFDAFRAAATHFNASEQALLLAGFIIGFGVKLPLFPLHGWLPLAYTQAPMPITLLLSGILSKMGAYGFIRAAELLPEGMRLLQPILLILGIMGVIYGGLLAWRQTHLKTMIAYSSFSHMGMVMVGIASLNVIGMTGAVLQITAHALTASTLFLVAGWLKRQTGTYELSQYSGLGVKMPRLILIGVLALAASIGVPGALGFVAELHTMLGSYAYQWLLPILLAGGMIITATYSLSFMRSFTGPTPTAFHLLTDISRSEFITALVPMLLVWILGFYPTPLLALSQASISYIIQVITAGGA; encoded by the coding sequence ATGAATATATTAATTTTTTTATTACTCTCACCTCTCATCGGTGCTGTGTTAATTTTTCTTTTGCCCAGTACCAATACGCTATGGTTCAGGCGTATTGCTTTGCTTTCTAGTCTAATCACCTTAGCATTGAGTGCTTATCTTTATCCCCTGTTTAACTTAACTGTTGCCACCACTCAACTTGGCTTTTCATACGAATTAAACCCCGACTTAGGTACTACCTTTAGTTTAGGTATCGATGGTTTCTCTTATCCCTTGATTTTATTAACTACGCTATTAACGCTGATTGCTTTATTAGCCTCTCAACACATTAATACCTATCAGCGCGGTTATTATGGCCTAATTCTCATGCTTGAAGCTGCCACTTTAGGCGTATTCATGGCACAAGATTGGGCATTATTTTATATTTTATGGGAATTAGTATTAATCCCCTTATTTTTCTTATTAGATCGCTGGGGTGGTCGAGAGCGTCAAGCTGCTTCTTTAAACTTTGTGCTTTATACTATGGGAGGCTCGGTATTTTTTCTTTTATCTTTATTAATACTCTTTGATAAAGCCCCTAATCATTTTTTTACTTTTGACGCTTTTAGAGCGGCCGCCACACATTTTAATGCTTCAGAGCAAGCTTTACTCCTTGCTGGATTTATTATTGGTTTTGGAGTCAAACTCCCACTCTTTCCCCTACATGGCTGGTTACCCTTAGCTTATACCCAAGCCCCTATGCCCATCACTTTATTATTGTCGGGTATTTTATCCAAAATGGGGGCTTATGGTTTTATTCGAGCGGCTGAATTATTACCCGAAGGTATGCGGCTTCTGCAACCGATCTTATTAATACTCGGTATTATGGGAGTCATTTACGGTGGCCTACTAGCATGGCGGCAAACCCATTTAAAAACTATGATTGCCTACTCTTCTTTTAGCCATATGGGTATGGTTATGGTAGGTATCGCGAGCTTAAATGTCATAGGTATGACAGGTGCTGTGTTACAAATCACCGCACATGCACTCACCGCCAGCACACTATTTTTAGTCGCGGGTTGGCTGAAAAGGCAAACCGGAACCTATGAATTGAGTCAATACAGTGGCTTAGGGGTGAAAATGCCGCGCCTCATCCTAATTGGTGTATTAGCGTTAGCAGCGAGTATTGGCGTGCCCGGAGCGCTTGGTTTTGTGGCTGAATTACATACTATGCTAGGTAGCTATGCTTATCAGTGGTTACTACCTATCTTGCTCGCAGGCGGTATGATTATCACTGCTACCTATAGCCTCAGTTTTATGCGCTCTTTTACAGGCCCTACCCCTACTGCGTTTCATCTACTCACCGATATTAGCCGTAGCGAATTCATTACCGCTTTAGTACCTATGTTATTGGTCTGGATTTTAGGCTTTTATCCCACTCCTTTATTAGCGCTTAGCCAAGCGAGTATTAGCTATATTATTCAAGTAATCACGGCGGGAGGAGCATGA
- a CDS encoding DUF2309 domain-containing protein → MMSHSQATDLAGQLAELCEHLSHILPSQASIRDFVHHNTLHGFQDLPFPEALKMAREITGAFGYLPATKYREYFQRGRIDLEDLTQVLNRDESIDTERVIATFESKTLTALDLYRIAMIYPIESITQRQLLWQMEARHALSTFQFDLPNDQCESLQQRFTEQGYADLASALHDLWQACTEVLHINQVPLHPEVLLEHTPAMGSQPDPQLRQQAQQYLQQLIKAVGEKKTLRKLLLELVGVDILKEIRPILLRYLGSWLDQGMASWTETDAELGFYRAWKRLAVTDLGWLMEDMPDWVEHLESLPDNAQETIEAELRRLDIPRAHWMHYLEHIATELPGWSGMVLWRHQRPQYENLPRTIHMVDYLAVRLVLEHIFARRVCREQWKIEANVGAIRAHIQSHPIEMWVHYYAYSGDMPEYLQIIAQQHLSRQREQHIESIWHALAHHIWHWQKQHQTQIATQYGHEVNKHGWRLFRLAQHLGLTPSDIRTLTLEQLNELFICLDYLTDEQIGYLWLQAFERHYREWIFTALSRNSVASLAERKQAQLIFCMDDREEGYRRHLEEINPHIETLGAAAFFNLPMTWHSVDEVKAVKLCPVPVTPVHVIDEVPAESITPKALATHKTHLKLHRFWQDKLHQVTRSQLVTGTLSALASAPAALGVMLGKSFEPRAYGQWVQGLGLRFDQPLSTRLSFTAPQLDSERSNTQPQHGFTIEEQAKIVGNFLQDHGLTQHFAPLVVMLGHYSSNQNNPHQAAYGCGACSGRYSGPNARTFAAMANSFAVRERLAQHNIVIPNDSWFIGAEHDTCNEMIKWFDLDLLPHTHQSAFEQLKQDLTQASQRSAHERCRKLMSAPRNPSLLQAWQHMMGRALDYSQPRPELGHATNAVALIGRRAMSRGIFLDRRSFLISYDYATDPEGKLLERILLSVGPVGAGINLEYYFSMVSNNRYGAGSKVTHNLTGLLGVMEGASSDLRTGLPKQMIEIHEAMRLLIVLEALPELVTQIYQRQPLLQQLIGNEWVQLAVKNPVENEIYRFHPDYGFKRWFNVGQPLATVNSSAAWYSGHSDHLPPAFIVPEESHDA, encoded by the coding sequence ATGATGAGTCACTCTCAAGCCACTGATTTAGCCGGTCAATTAGCTGAGCTATGTGAGCACTTAAGCCATATTCTACCCTCACAAGCCTCGATTCGGGATTTCGTACATCACAATACCTTACACGGTTTTCAGGACTTGCCTTTTCCTGAAGCATTAAAAATGGCACGCGAGATTACCGGAGCTTTTGGTTATCTACCTGCCACTAAATATCGTGAGTACTTTCAGCGCGGGCGTATTGATTTAGAGGATTTAACCCAAGTACTTAACCGCGATGAAAGCATTGATACTGAGCGTGTGATTGCCACCTTTGAATCTAAAACGCTAACGGCTTTAGATCTGTATCGCATTGCCATGATTTATCCGATTGAGTCGATTACTCAACGGCAACTGCTGTGGCAAATGGAGGCACGTCATGCCCTCAGTACTTTCCAATTTGACCTACCTAATGATCAATGTGAGTCCTTGCAACAACGCTTTACTGAGCAAGGTTATGCTGATTTAGCCAGTGCTTTACATGACTTATGGCAGGCTTGCACCGAAGTACTGCATATCAATCAAGTCCCTTTACATCCTGAGGTATTGTTAGAACACACCCCAGCGATGGGTAGCCAACCCGATCCTCAATTACGCCAACAAGCACAGCAATATTTACAGCAATTAATTAAAGCCGTCGGTGAGAAAAAAACCTTACGCAAACTGCTACTCGAATTGGTGGGAGTCGATATTCTCAAAGAAATACGCCCTATCCTATTGCGTTATTTAGGCAGTTGGTTAGATCAGGGTATGGCCTCGTGGACAGAAACGGATGCAGAGCTAGGCTTTTATCGTGCTTGGAAACGTTTAGCCGTGACTGACCTAGGATGGCTCATGGAGGATATGCCCGATTGGGTCGAGCATTTAGAGTCACTGCCTGATAATGCTCAAGAAACGATTGAAGCCGAATTACGACGCTTGGATATTCCACGCGCTCATTGGATGCACTATTTAGAGCATATAGCCACCGAACTTCCGGGCTGGTCGGGCATGGTATTATGGCGACACCAACGCCCTCAGTATGAAAACCTGCCACGTACTATTCATATGGTAGACTATCTTGCCGTGCGCTTAGTGCTAGAGCATATTTTTGCGCGGCGCGTGTGTCGAGAGCAGTGGAAAATCGAGGCGAATGTAGGCGCGATTAGGGCGCATATCCAGAGTCACCCCATTGAAATGTGGGTACATTACTATGCCTATAGCGGTGATATGCCAGAATACTTACAAATCATCGCCCAACAACATTTAAGCCGCCAACGCGAACAACATATTGAAAGCATTTGGCATGCTCTAGCGCATCATATTTGGCACTGGCAAAAACAACATCAAACCCAAATTGCCACCCAATACGGTCATGAAGTGAATAAACATGGCTGGCGTTTATTTCGCTTGGCTCAGCATTTAGGGCTAACCCCTAGCGATATTCGCACGCTTACCTTAGAGCAACTCAATGAATTATTTATTTGCCTTGATTATCTCACCGATGAACAAATTGGTTATCTGTGGTTACAAGCCTTTGAGCGCCATTATCGAGAATGGATTTTTACCGCGTTAAGCCGTAATAGCGTAGCCTCTCTAGCTGAGCGTAAACAGGCGCAACTAATTTTTTGTATGGATGACCGCGAGGAAGGATATAGGCGTCATTTAGAAGAAATTAATCCGCATATCGAGACTTTAGGTGCGGCAGCCTTCTTTAATTTACCTATGACTTGGCACAGTGTGGATGAGGTAAAAGCCGTTAAACTTTGCCCAGTTCCGGTCACACCGGTGCATGTGATTGATGAAGTGCCGGCTGAAAGTATTACCCCTAAAGCACTCGCCACCCATAAAACACATCTCAAACTGCACCGCTTCTGGCAAGACAAACTCCACCAAGTCACGCGCTCGCAATTAGTGACAGGTACATTGAGCGCTTTAGCTAGCGCCCCCGCCGCTTTAGGAGTCATGCTAGGCAAATCCTTTGAACCACGCGCTTATGGTCAGTGGGTACAGGGCTTAGGCTTACGTTTTGATCAACCGCTGAGTACCCGTTTAAGCTTTACCGCCCCCCAACTTGATAGTGAGCGTTCCAATACTCAACCTCAACACGGCTTTACTATTGAAGAGCAAGCCAAAATTGTGGGCAATTTCTTACAGGATCATGGTTTAACTCAGCATTTCGCCCCTTTAGTCGTCATGCTAGGGCATTACTCCAGTAATCAAAACAACCCACATCAAGCCGCTTATGGTTGTGGTGCATGCAGTGGACGCTATAGCGGCCCTAATGCACGTACTTTTGCTGCTATGGCCAATAGTTTTGCGGTGCGGGAGCGCTTAGCACAACACAATATTGTTATACCTAATGATAGCTGGTTTATCGGTGCAGAGCATGACACCTGTAATGAAATGATCAAATGGTTTGATTTAGATCTATTACCCCATACGCACCAAAGCGCCTTTGAGCAACTCAAACAAGATCTAACCCAAGCCAGTCAACGCTCGGCTCATGAGCGTTGTCGTAAACTTATGTCCGCTCCACGTAATCCTTCTTTACTACAAGCATGGCAACATATGATGGGGCGGGCGCTGGATTACAGCCAACCCCGTCCTGAATTAGGTCATGCTACCAATGCGGTCGCTTTAATCGGACGACGGGCGATGAGTCGAGGGATTTTTTTAGACCGCCGTTCCTTTTTGATTTCGTATGATTATGCCACTGACCCTGAAGGTAAATTATTAGAACGCATCTTATTGAGTGTAGGACCAGTGGGCGCGGGGATTAATCTAGAATATTACTTTTCTATGGTGAGTAATAATCGCTATGGCGCTGGCTCTAAAGTAACGCACAATTTGACCGGACTACTGGGGGTCATGGAAGGTGCTAGTAGTGATCTACGCACCGGACTGCCTAAGCAAATGATTGAAATTCATGAAGCGATGCGCCTCTTGATTGTATTGGAAGCGCTACCTGAGCTAGTCACGCAGATTTATCAGCGTCAGCCGCTATTGCAGCAATTGATTGGTAATGAATGGGTGCAATTGGCGGTAAAAAATCCAGTGGAAAATGAAATTTATCGTTTTCACCCTGATTATGGCTTTAAGCGTTGGTTTAATGTCGGGCAACCTTTAGCCACCGTCAATAGTTCTGCGGCATGGTATAGCGGACACAGTGATCATTTACCGCCCGCTTTTATTGTCCCTGAGGAGAGTCATGATGCTTAG
- a CDS encoding helix-turn-helix transcriptional regulator has product MAQTSALITTLKKLLRRHNKTYIDVANCLELSEASVKRLFAEQNISLQRLDAICTLLDIEISDLVYEMQAEQRRPISELTHAQEKQIADDLNLMMVTVCVLNRWSLSEIIQHYKFKETEVIRYLALLDRLRIIELQPYNRIKLLIAPNFKWRDDGPIMQLFRAKIEAEYFRTTFTKESEKLMVLNGMLSPISNEVFQRKMAQLAHEFDQLSKEDAHLPIGARTGSTVLIAIRDWNYERLFTDSRPH; this is encoded by the coding sequence ATGGCTCAAACCTCTGCACTCATCACCACTTTAAAAAAACTCTTACGCCGTCATAATAAAACTTATATTGATGTTGCCAATTGTTTAGAGTTATCTGAAGCTAGCGTCAAGCGTCTCTTTGCCGAGCAAAATATATCACTACAGCGCTTGGATGCGATTTGCACTTTACTGGATATTGAAATCAGTGATTTAGTCTATGAAATGCAAGCTGAGCAAAGGCGTCCTATTAGTGAATTAACGCATGCTCAAGAAAAGCAAATTGCCGATGATCTGAATTTAATGATGGTAACGGTTTGTGTGTTAAATCGCTGGAGCTTATCCGAGATTATTCAGCACTATAAATTTAAAGAAACGGAAGTGATTCGTTATCTAGCTTTATTGGATCGCCTTAGAATTATTGAGTTACAACCTTATAATCGCATTAAGCTACTGATTGCACCGAATTTCAAATGGCGGGATGACGGCCCTATTATGCAATTATTTCGCGCTAAAATTGAGGCAGAATACTTTAGAACCACTTTTACTAAAGAGAGTGAAAAGCTAATGGTACTCAATGGGATGCTCAGTCCTATCTCAAATGAAGTATTCCAACGCAAAATGGCTCAACTAGCGCATGAGTTTGACCAGCTTAGTAAAGAAGATGCTCATTTGCCCATTGGAGCACGCACAGGGTCTACTGTATTGATTGCTATCAGAGATTGGAATTATGAGCGCCTTTTTACTGACTCACGCCCCCACTAG
- a CDS encoding DMT family transporter, whose translation MPTTQFSQLWLSAMPLLFVILWSTGFIGAKFGLPHADALAFLSVRYALVIVLMTGLALMMQAPWPKSLRLWIHLGITGLLLHAGYLGGVFIAIDHGLPAGITSLIVGMQPLLTAILAGWLLHETVTRKQWLGIVLGLIGVTLVITGRADMTSLGKIDPLQLIPVLFALVSITLGTLYQKKFCPVFDLRTGAVVQFIPTLIVTALLVPVLGNWQMDWTGEFIFALSWLVLVLSLGAISLLSLLIRQSGAVSVSSLFYLTPAVTALMAWVLFNERLSLIQLVGMIIAISGVWLARKTH comes from the coding sequence ATGCCTACTACACAATTCAGCCAACTATGGCTATCTGCTATGCCACTACTCTTTGTCATCTTATGGAGCACTGGCTTTATTGGCGCGAAGTTTGGTTTACCTCATGCCGATGCCCTAGCTTTTTTGAGTGTGCGTTATGCTTTGGTGATTGTACTGATGACGGGCTTAGCCTTAATGATGCAAGCCCCTTGGCCAAAAAGCTTACGCCTTTGGATTCATTTAGGTATCACAGGTTTACTCCTCCACGCAGGTTATTTAGGTGGAGTCTTTATAGCAATTGATCATGGTCTACCAGCGGGTATCACTAGCTTAATCGTCGGCATGCAACCCCTACTCACCGCCATACTCGCAGGTTGGTTATTACACGAAACCGTGACACGCAAGCAATGGTTGGGCATAGTCCTAGGGCTTATAGGCGTCACCCTCGTCATTACTGGGCGTGCGGATATGACTTCACTGGGAAAAATTGACCCACTGCAATTAATTCCAGTGCTCTTTGCTTTAGTCAGTATTACCTTAGGCACGTTATATCAAAAGAAATTTTGTCCCGTCTTTGATCTTAGAACCGGAGCAGTGGTGCAATTTATCCCGACGCTCATCGTGACAGCGCTGCTAGTGCCCGTATTAGGTAACTGGCAAATGGATTGGACGGGAGAGTTTATCTTTGCCTTAAGTTGGCTAGTATTAGTACTTTCACTCGGTGCTATTAGTTTATTAAGTCTCTTGATTCGGCAATCGGGTGCAGTGAGTGTGAGTAGTTTATTTTATTTAACGCCTGCGGTGACTGCGTTAATGGCTTGGGTGTTATTTAATGAGCGCCTTAGTCTTATACAATTAGTAGGGATGATTATCGCTATTAGCGGGGTGTGGCTCGCTCGCAAAACACATTAA
- the ruvB gene encoding Holliday junction branch migration DNA helicase RuvB, with product MENHSQRMISPRATSQEDRADDHIRPRRLKDYIGQPVVREQMEIFISAALRRGEALDHTLIFGPPGLGKTTLSNIIAQEMGANLRQTSGPVLEKAGDLAALLTNLEPHDVLFIDEIHRLSPMVEEILYPAMEDFQLDIMIGEGPAARSIKLDLPPFTLVGATTRAGLLTSPLRDRFGIVQRLEFYNVDDLAFIVTRAASILGIQIEAEGAYEVARRSRGTPRIANRLLRRVRDYAQVKGDGTITKAAADGALNMLNVDSQGLDHMDRRLLMAMLEKFDGGPVGVDSLAAAIGEERGTIEDVIEPYLIQQGFMMRTPRGRMATRHTWQYFGLNTPSRFELQLPEQGVLTINMPVDEGL from the coding sequence ATGGAAAATCACTCACAGCGTATGATTTCGCCGCGTGCCACATCACAAGAAGACCGCGCCGATGATCACATTCGTCCCCGCCGCCTAAAAGACTATATTGGTCAGCCAGTGGTGCGCGAACAAATGGAAATTTTTATTAGTGCAGCCCTGCGCCGAGGGGAGGCACTGGATCATACCTTAATCTTTGGTCCTCCGGGGCTAGGTAAAACCACCCTCTCTAATATTATCGCGCAAGAAATGGGCGCTAATTTGCGCCAAACTTCGGGGCCAGTCTTGGAAAAAGCAGGCGATTTAGCTGCTCTATTGACCAATCTTGAGCCTCATGATGTGTTGTTTATTGATGAGATTCATCGTCTTAGCCCTATGGTTGAGGAAATCCTGTATCCGGCGATGGAGGATTTTCAGCTCGACATTATGATTGGTGAGGGCCCCGCCGCTCGCTCTATAAAGCTTGATTTGCCACCTTTTACTTTAGTAGGCGCTACGACACGAGCGGGGCTGTTGACTTCTCCTTTACGGGATCGTTTTGGCATTGTGCAACGCTTGGAGTTTTATAATGTCGATGATCTCGCCTTTATTGTGACGCGTGCCGCCAGTATTTTAGGGATTCAAATTGAAGCTGAAGGGGCTTATGAAGTGGCGCGTCGTTCGCGGGGTACACCGCGTATTGCTAACCGTCTATTACGCCGCGTCAGGGATTATGCTCAGGTCAAAGGAGACGGGACGATTACTAAAGCCGCAGCCGATGGCGCTTTGAATATGCTCAATGTTGATAGTCAAGGTCTGGATCATATGGACAGACGCCTACTCATGGCTATGCTGGAAAAGTTTGATGGAGGCCCTGTCGGGGTTGATAGTCTTGCAGCGGCGATTGGTGAGGAGCGCGGCACGATTGAGGATGTGATTGAACCGTATCTGATTCAACAAGGCTTTATGATGCGCACTCCACGCGGTCGTATGGCGACTCGGCATACATGGCAATACTTTGGTCTCAACACTCCTTCGCGTTTTGAGCTACAGTTACCGGAGCAGGGGGTATTAACCATCAATATGCCAGTCGATGAAGGTTTGTAA
- a CDS encoding DNA cytosine methyltransferase, giving the protein MTRKIISLFSGAGGMDIGFHQAGFKTVVAVEQDSSCCATLKKNMPDAPIIEGDITQVTTEAILAIAQLKPLESALVVGGPPCQSFSLAGKRMGLDDPRGRLVLEFIRVVRESLPVAFVMENVKGMMNWEGGKALEAILQEASEPIVYQGQTYQYQVNYQVLDAVNYGAPQFRERIFIVGNRVGKNFNFPKPTHAANETIQQVDLFNQPKQSWLSVWDGIGALPPAQEPSEQALKVAGTIKDRIVKHGY; this is encoded by the coding sequence ATGACTCGCAAAATTATTAGTTTGTTTTCTGGCGCTGGTGGAATGGATATTGGATTTCATCAAGCAGGGTTTAAAACAGTAGTAGCAGTGGAGCAGGATAGTTCTTGTTGTGCCACTTTAAAGAAAAATATGCCTGATGCTCCTATTATTGAGGGAGATATTACTCAAGTAACAACCGAAGCGATTCTAGCGATTGCCCAACTAAAACCACTGGAATCAGCTTTAGTAGTTGGTGGTCCGCCTTGTCAAAGTTTTAGTTTAGCGGGTAAGAGAATGGGCTTAGACGATCCCCGTGGTCGTTTGGTTTTAGAGTTTATCCGCGTAGTCCGTGAGAGCTTACCCGTTGCTTTTGTTATGGAAAATGTCAAAGGCATGATGAATTGGGAAGGAGGTAAGGCATTAGAGGCTATTTTACAAGAAGCGTCTGAGCCTATTGTATATCAAGGTCAAACTTATCAGTACCAAGTCAATTATCAAGTCTTAGATGCGGTTAATTACGGTGCACCTCAATTTAGAGAGCGAATTTTTATAGTGGGTAATAGAGTAGGCAAAAATTTTAACTTTCCGAAGCCGACTCATGCAGCTAATGAAACTATTCAACAGGTCGATTTATTTAATCAGCCTAAGCAATCTTGGCTTAGCGTCTGGGATGGCATAGGAGCTTTACCACCTGCTCAAGAGCCATCAGAGCAAGCACTTAAAGTGGCAGGAACGATTAAGGATAGAATTGTAAAACATGGATATTAA